In a single window of the Nicotiana tomentosiformis chromosome 8, ASM39032v3, whole genome shotgun sequence genome:
- the LOC104101784 gene encoding uncharacterized protein gives MLMESHRNLPTNVISFCLLPSELIQYIILQLALPEIIRLKSVNKSISSIISDRDFVRDYNLQSSSATWLFLYMKRWRREAVLYGFADSSNRWFNILIADLLKQVVPPGEDVYFLTASGNIFLFALNNRQEVMSVDIMTRMVKKIPPSPLGPRGTSSWRRSGMKLLSCPSSSKHFRFMFVELHQSHPTLFEYDSRVERWQFMQAREITQDLQGDFIFLSASNGRNASVIIAVRPQCNSTPVVIRPTFNTRGNEEDQLAVGFSWGNTIDLLHVYGDGNMITIRSGKVDDVNKTVRKIKGIELWGLSTNGRYWEFVSRAPNDLIYKISKPYGAMMGCMQKGKGITRAILMTNLKGAWDTIWLRYDKKDDQWTWLPLPDCKMKGSNLAGVTFSSGLTLS, from the coding sequence ATGTTGATGGAAAGTCACCGGAATTTGCCCACAAATGTCATCAGTTTTTGCTTACTCCCCTCGGAGCTCATCCAATATATAATTCTTCAGCTTGCCTTGCCTGAGATTATCCGACTGAAATCTGTCAATAAGTCCATTTCCTCTATTATTTCTGATCGGGATTTCGTTCGCGACTACAATCTTCAATCGAGCTCCGCCACGTGGCTGTTCCTCTACATGAAACGGTGGCGCCGTGAGGCTGTGCTCTATGGCTTCGCCGATTCTTCCAACCGGTGGTTTAATATATTGATCGCCGATTTGTTGAAACAAGTGGTTCCGCCAGGTGAAGATGTCTACTTTTTGACTGCTTCTGGTAATATATTCCTCTTTGCTTTGAATAACAGGCaggaagttatgtcagttgataTTATGACTAGGATGGTGAAAAAGATCCCTCCAAGCCCGTTAGGTCCACGTGGCACATCTTCGTGGCGAAGATCCGGTATGAAATTACTCTCTTGCCCTTCTAGTTCCAAGCATTTTCGATTTATGTTTGTTGAGTTACATCAAAGTCATCCAACTTTATTCGAGTATGATTCAAGAGTTGAGAGATGGCAATTTATGCAAGCAAGAGAGATTACCCAAGACTTACAAGGTGATTTTATTTTCCTAAGTGCATCTAATGGACGTAACGCAAGTGTCATCATAGCCGTGCGACCTCAATGCAACAGCACTCCAGTTGTCATCCGACCAACATTCAACACCCGAGGGAACGAAGAAGATCAATTAGCTGTTGGATTTAGTTGGGGAAACACCATCGATCTATTACACGTGTACGGTGATGGAAATATGATTACTATTAGATCAGGCAAAGTTGATGATGTGAATAAAACAGTTAGAAAGATAAAGGGAATAGAGTTATGGGGGTTGAGCACAAATGGGAGGTATTGGGAATTTGTATCAAGGGCACCAAATGATCTAATTTATAAAATAAGCAAGCCATATGGTGCTATGATGGGGTGTATGCAAAAAGGGAAAGGGATAACAAGGGCAATTTTGATGACCAATCTAAAGGGTGCATGGGACACAATTTGGTTAAGGTATGACAAAAAGGACGACCAGTGGACGTGGCTCCCGTTACCTGATTGCAAGATGAAGGGCTCAAACTTGGCTGGAGTCACATTCTCCTCTGGTTTAACCTTGTCCTAG
- the LOC104101783 gene encoding GDP-fucose transporter 1, producing MSAIRFDASKQYYATSSLVVGYALCSSLLAVINKFAITNFNYPGLLTALQYLTSALGVWVLGKFGLLHHDPFTLENAKKFLPAAFIFYLAIFTNTNLLRHANVDTFIVFRSCTPLLVAVADTAFREQPCPSKLTFLSLVVILGGAVGYVATDSGFTLTAYSWAFAYLVTITTEMVYIKHMVTNLGLNTWGFVFYNNLLSLMMAPLFWIITGEYVEVFIAMGSNGGTLFNPVAFIAVSLSCVFGLLISFFGFAARKAISATAFTVTGVVNKFLTVAINVLIWDKHASPFGLMCLLFTIAGGVLYQQSVTGVSTTPPQWDSAMSKQDNKNDHHNYGDSDEEKGISGKISGL from the coding sequence ATGTCTGCAATCAGATTTGATGCGTCAAAGCAATATTATGCTACCAGCAGTCTTGTGGTTGGATATGCCCTCTGTTCCAGCTTGCTTGCTGTGATTAACAAGTTTGCTATAACGAACTTCAACTACCCAGGTCTTCTTACTGCATTGCAATACCTAACTTCAGCTTTAGGGGTTTGGGTTTTAGGAAAATTTGGGCTGTTGCATCATGATCCGTTCACGTTGGAGAATGCCAAGAAATTCTTGCCTGCTGCCTTTATTTTTTACCTGGCAATATTCACCAACACCAATCTTTTGCGCCATGCCAACGTGGACACTTTCATTGTCTTTAGATCCTGTACGCCTCTGCTTGTTGCTGTTGCTGATACAGCTTTTAGAGAGCAACCATGCCCTTCAAAGTTGACGTTTCTATCTTTGGTGGTCATTTTGGGAGGTGCTGTTGGGTATGTTGCTACAGATTCAGGTTTTACTCTGACTGCTTATTCTTGGGCGTTTGCGTACTTGGTAACCATTACAACCGAGATGGTCTATATTAAGCATATGGTAACAAATCTCGGGCTGAATACTTGGGGCTTTGTGTTCTACAACAATTTGTTGTCGTTGATGATGGCTCCTTTATTTTGGATTATTACTGGGGAGTATGTTGAAGTGTTCATTGCTATGGGATCAAATGGAGGGACATTGTTTAACCCTGTCGCCTTCATTGCAGTCTCATTATCCTGTGTGTTTGGTCTGCTCATCAGTTTCTTTGGATTTGCTGCAAGGAAAGCAATCTCTGCTACTGCTTTTACAGTAACCGGGGTGGTGAATAAGTTCTTAACGGTTGCCATTAATGTTCTCATTTGGGATAAGCATGCTAGTCCATTTGGTTTGATGTGCTTGTTGTTTACTATTGCTGGAGGTGTTCTTTATCAGCAATCTGTAACTGGTGTTAGTACCACTCCACCACAATGGGATTCTGCTATGTCTAAGCAGGACAATAAGAATGACCACCACAACTATGGAGATAGTGATGAAGAGAAAGGAATATCTGGTAAGATTTCTGGTCTATAA